In Podospora pseudocomata strain CBS 415.72m chromosome 4, whole genome shotgun sequence, the genomic stretch ATCCCCCGCTGGCTGTGATGTCGCGCGCAGAATGACAGATATTGTGTCCAGAATGTCGACTAATCCAGTAGTAGAGTTGACAGGCCGGCAGAGGATTGCCTCGAGGATGGGCCAGAATGGGACTTGTCCATTCTCGTCCTGGGCTTGGTCACCTGTTGGGTGGAGGCTGAAGCGGTCGGTGCATTTGTATTCGGGggagaaagggaggaggtagaatttgggttgtggtggtgacattTCGGGGCTTCTAAACTGACGGCGATCTGCCAGTGTTTGGGTAGACAATCTAGACCCTGGCTCAGAGGGAAGGAAGCTTGTCGACACCCGTGCGGGGGAGCCGCTGATTGCACAGCCACGACCCTTAACCCGAGTGTGAGTCACAGAACGCACAGAACAGTCCAGGAAATCAATGGCGTTTGTTACGGGGAAATAATAGCTCAAGAAGGAGTTTTCCTCAATGGAAGCCAAATATACAATGGTCTAAGATGATGCTGGAGAGTTCGAGCTACGTCTCTGGTCATAGGGTAggcaagggttagggttgtatATTGAGTTGATATCTGCTTGTGCCCAATGCAATTTCCCACAATAACTGTACACTCAATTTCTTTGCAAAAGGCATCACTGGCTAATTCAACTGCTACTATCAGTTTCAGCACTGGTGAGCTCCCTTGCGATGATGATCTCCTCAACTGGTGTGAACTGGTGATGCTTCGAATTCATGATGAATCATTTCCAATGTGCAGCCCTTTCATTGGTCAGAAGCACAACTCGGTGGCGATGCAGTATGCCGCTTCACCACATTTGGTTAGCGCCATCCCGGTGTAAGCCGCTTGGACAACCGACTCACACGATCATGGTCCATCTCTCAAGCAAGTCTAGGGATATAAAACAAGTAGAGCATCACTTCAGGCAGAAATTCGGACTATCATCTTCACAAGGCATCAACACTttgccatcaccagcagctgCACCCAGCGGACCACACCACCCTAATCActccagcaccaacacctccctgATACTCATGCCAGACACTGCAActgccacaaccaccacagcgaCTACCACCAACATGGCTCTATCAAGCTCACCGAACAGTCGGTCATCAACCCCTGAGAGTAATCTCTCCCATTCCACCATACCACCATTTATTCCGGGCCAATGTCTCTTTTGTCTCCATCTATCATCATCCTTCGTCGACGGCATAGAGCACATGCAAAAGTCCCACGGGCTATTCATCCCACATCGACAACTATTTTCTACCGAAAACCTCGAGGCTCTCTTTGAATacctccatctcatcatcttcgaatACCACGAATGCATCAAATGCGGGACAACAAGATCCTCAGTGCAAGCGATGCAGCAGCACATGACCGGCAAGCCAGGGCACTGCACATTTGACATCTCGGACCCAGAATCCGAGTTTGCCGAACTCTATCGCGGGATATTGGAGGGACGAGAAACAGACGGCCAGAAAGGTGACCAAGAGAGCACTTCCAATCCTTGGAATCAGGCTCGGGCAGTTCAAGTTGATGAAGATTCACTTCGGTTACCCTCGGGGAGGATAATATCAAAGAAATCATCCGTGATACTACCATCACCTTCAGCGACGAATGCCTCTCGGTTGCGACACAACCGGACTCGGGTATCAGCTGCTGCCGCGAAGATAGGATACGCCATGGGAGAAGAGTCTAGCGATaacgaggaggagccggtCCAGCCAAGCAACTCGGAGACAACACCAGGCGCGCAAGTGGTTTTATcaaagagggaaaagaagcgGGCAAGGGACATGGAGGCATATCAATTGACACGGATGAGCGCGAATGATCGGACAAGCTTGATGCACCTGCCTGTGTCTCAGCAACGGGCCTTACTGGCAACCCAGCAGAGACACCAGGAAAAGATGCAGACTGAGGAAAGAAGACAGCGGGCAAAGATTGATCGGAAGGGCAACAAGAATTTGTATGCGTACTGGAATACCGAGACGCCGGTTTATCTGTGTGGATAGGGGCTTAGGTATATCATGCAGCGCCACGTAGCAGATAGTAATTCGCCCTCCGGTGTCCGAAGCCATATGCAACCAAGTTCATTCCCCGGCCGCATAAACTCCCACGGCTTGTCCACACCTCAAAACACCCCCGGAACAaacctcgccgtcctcgaatgccacccctcccactcccccccaaactttgttctcaacatctcctcctcctgcctaACCCTAGTCCAAACCGCCCCGAGCACAACCgacacccccaccggcgCCAACGACCACCCCAAATCCCTCAACCACTTGTACCACCTCTCCGACGCCCAGCAGCTCACCACCCCGTCCACCCTCGCCATGAGCGCGATATTGCAAAAAATCAAAACCACCACGCCGGTGTAACTGGGGTGCTGAACATATCGGTACAGCCCTGTTGTTTTGAGCCTATCCGGCTCTGCAAGCGCAAAGGTGAAGTTTTTGCCTAGGGAGGCGTATGATGCTAAGCGGAGGGGGACTCCAACGCAGAGGATGAGCGCTAACGGGATGGCGGTTGAGGGGGACCAAGTTACCAGGTCTGGGTTAAGGTGACGGCAttggtttggtgggagggcAGGGTAGAGGTAGGCGAGGcgggcggagaggagggttaggatgccgaggggggagagCATGATTTTGGTGGCGTGTTTGTCTGTTATGTGGCAGGTTGTGAGGGAGTCGGATTTGGagcgggttggggggttggggttggggttgggttgtcGGCAGGCGAAGTATGTGCCTATTGTTGAGGCtaagaaggaaaaggcgagGGTTGCTtgggggagagaggggagtggggggagCATGGTTGGTGATTTTATGATTGCGTTATGGGGTTTCGGGTGTTTTGGTTTTGCGGGGTTCAATGATTCATGATTATGAGATGGAATATGGAGGACGGTGGTTAGTGAGAAGAGCCGGCAAGTGAGGTGAAAACCATTGCGAATCCTGCCGGATCGTCCGGTCGTGTGGAAGAGATCAGCTGCAGGCTGTGCGGGAGATGCCGACGTCATGTCACAGAGGGAGGCACAGCTTAGGCCACTTTGATGGCATTGGTTAAACAGCAGCTTGGCAACCAAAGTCGCACAAGAATTAGACATTATACCGAGAAAACAGCATTAAAAAACCTAGGAGCCGGATCAACAGCTGAGAGTCTAAGCGGGAAAAGTCCCGTAATGTGTATGTTGCTTTGTTCGCAAATCTCAATGGCTGCGGTTGCGGTTGAAGTGTCGTTGAATTAAGGTTCTATTTTTGGGGTCGAGCGTGCCAAGCCGCTAGGGAAACGTCCTTTGGCGGTTTATTGGTTCCTTGGACAACCGCTGCATGTAGTATAATACTCCTGAAAATTAGCCCCTGAAATACCCCTGGAAAGACCATGAAAAAATAACCTTCTCATATGTGTCATTACAAACAATCGGTAGCCAGTAGCTCAAAGTTCAGACGTTCAAGGAAGGGTCCCAAATCGCCATCAAAGCTTCCATGCCACCCATCTATCCCTGAAGTGCCGGATCATGTTTGATGATAGTACCCGAATTATTGCTTTCCGCCCAAGAGAGTGTAGGTCGTTCCAAGATGAATCTGTTCATAGGGGCCTGTTTCCAAAAGGGGTCTGTGTTCAAAGTGCGCCTGTTCCAAAAAATGTGGTGTTTTCAAAACGAGGCTCTTTCCTTCATTTTTTCCTCTTTCCAAGGAATAGAAGACCCAtcacaaagaaaaaaagaaagaaaaaaaaagaagtcaAACTCGGCAATTAAGCCAAGCAACTCACGTGGAGACTCTCTCGTTTGAAGCCGGTCCTGAAGTGGTCAGTATTGGCTCAtagaaaacaaaacacagAAGGCCGGTAGCGGCCATCTCTCACACGAACACGATGCTTCCTATGCGCATGTCAATAATCTTAGCTTTTAACCCCTCATGATTGCACGGCTGTCATGGGAATAGGATCATCGTCAAACCTTGTAAGGGATCAGTCAGTAACATGTTCTTTATCCAAGTATAAAGCCATCCGTACCTGTGTCAAGGAGTTTGTTTTTCATTGCCACCGCATGCAATTTGATCCTGACAATCCCTGGCTCCCCTTTACCCATCGGACTTTCTTGGGCTCAGTGCAGGAGTACACTCTCTTCATCGGTTGTGACTCAAAGTGCCCTTTCAAGGGGGCATCCATCACTCCATCTCCAGCCATCTCCCGTAAAGTAACTGACATTGTTGACGTATGCAGGTAGCGGTCTCATTCATTTCCCAAATCTGCCCAGGGATAGTCGAAGACGCAAAGTGAAAGTGGGAAGCGGCGGAAGAATGACGCAAGGGAAAAATGAGAAGCAGTACAAGTACGGATGCCGTATGGGACAATGTAATGCTCTGTCAACAATACCGTTAGCGCCCTCGCCTTACCAATATCCCCGTAAGCGTCTGGACAAGACTTACCATTCTCAAGAATGGAACCCCCGTCGCAGTGAAATACATTCTCGGAGCAGGCGTGGAATCGTGAGCCCTCGTCTTTAAGTGTGGATGTGCTGCTTGGTGCTTTTGGTTGTTTGAACGACACTGGTCGAGGCTAAGAGATAGCCGACACTGAGAATTCGACTGACAAGGTTGAAGGGGCGAGCTTTGGCATGTTGTAGTCGTGCGGGGTGTAATCAGGTTAGGAGGCGACCATTGACACATATGGCCCTCTTGGGCTTGTCGAGCAGGTACCCACCCATGGTAGCACCAGTGTACAACATGGAGTAGagcttgatggcgttggtggCGAGAATGACACTGAAGAATGCCTGTGTTGGTCCAACTCCCCTTGGAGTAACTGCCCGTCTCTGATCTCTTGCTGCATGCATGCCTGGTGCAGCTGGAAATTGTTTGTGGTCTTGTACGAGTTGATACGGCGGTCTTGACACTAGGACCTGATGAAGGGAGGAAATTCATTGAGATGTCTTGACACCAAAGGGCCTGTCAGGCTTCTTCCAGGCTTGGCGCGTTGACCGAGCGGACTAAAGGCGATATAGGTTTGACTGCAACGATTTGACAAAGGTGCACTCGAGATTTTGTGTAAGTAGGAAGATGCTGGACGTGGCCCCAGTTAGGTTCCAAGGCGCAAGGGACCCGAGTGATTCATCTTGGGGTTCGTCATGGATGAAACCGACCGAGTGAGAGTCTCGTCGGCCAGCACTGGCACGGTAAGTGTTGAGAAGAAGCTTTCGTATATTGCTGTCATGTAGGTAATAGCTGCACTGGAATCATTGCGTCAGGCGGCGTATTATGGCCGGGGGTCTTGGCCGGTTGACACGTATATGATCGAGGTGATCATGCTTGAGAACAGGATGATCATGCTAGGAAAAGATACATGAATGCAGGGATCGATCGTCAACGTTGTTGTTATGTGATGATACGAATCCGACCGCCTTCATGTTTGGCTGTTGGCAATGTAGGAAGGTTGAGTTGCCAATGattgtgtggtggtgtgtggtggtgtgtggtggtgtgtggtgttggggcGTGAAACTGTTTGTgcttgtgtgtgtttgtcGGCAAGGTGTGCATGAGCTGACGGGGTTTGTAAATTGGCTTCCACTTCAAGGAAcagtgttgatgttgtcattGTTTTACAGCAAGTGTAAAGCCAGCTATGTAACCGATATACTGAGATTATAGTGAGAGCTAATTGCAGTGATGAATTGATGCTATATCCATGCATGCGAGATATTTCTCCTGTCTGTAGGGAGTTATTCAAAGTTTTTAACCTTGAAGGAAGGAGCCCTTTCCAGGCGACTCTCAAGACTTCAAACGGGCAGGAACACTCCTCTACTACAGAACTCTTAATTAGAAAAGCCATGGTCTTTTTGCATCTACTTTTTATTCTAGTGGGTCGCGGACAGGTGTGTGAGAGAATAGGTGTACAGGTGGGAGTATTTTTGATGTGGCCAGCGGTGCGAAAGGCTGAGTTGAGTTATGGAACCCTATCCAAGTCGAAGTACGTGCGATCTCCTACGATGACCAAAAACAAATAGAAGCCGTAGGAATTTTGAATTGAATCAGAGTTTAGTACTAGCCAGGTGGAAAAATTTAATCTGGGTTCGATCGTGGGTCCCTGATTGATTTGCCTATTTTTTGAGcgtcctttttctttttttttcttttttcctttttttttttttttttgtttacCTGCACTCGTTTTTTACAGAGTGTCCAGTCCTTCGGCATCACTGCGCATTTATGAGGATATACCTCGCCTCACAATATAAATTAGCATGACGCTCAACCTATGGGAGATGCGCCGAAACGGCGAGCCTATCCCGCCAAAGCACATCATACTTCAGCATCTACGCGAAGGTATTGAACGCAAGAATCGACGCAGGTTAATGATGCACATGGTTGACCACGTTTGTGGCATCACTTTACCCAAATCCGACCCGAGGCATGGTGACCAGTGGGTTTGGGACTCCCCCGACCTTACGTAGCCTCTCCCAGCAACCCATATCAGGGAATGCTTCAACAAAACAGTGCCAATATTCCTTTTCGACGGCCAAGAAAAGCGCCGTTGGGAAAATCGCTTGGTCCTTCGGGACTTAGTATTCAACTACATCTATTCCCAATGGTGCCATCCTTACCGCAGCGAAACTGACTGGGGCCAGTTCCCCGTGATGATCTTCGAAAGCGAGGAGCCAGATCCGGAGCCGCAGGACGCTGTCGATTGTTCCATCgctctcaacaacatcctTTTTAATCGCCTCCAGTCTGTGCGGGAACGAGTCCGGACCTTCGCGGTGGAAAAGGCCGCCATGGAAATCAACCTTGAACATGACAACAGTGAAGAATACCATAGATTACTATACGCATACAACGAGCTGGCTCTCGAACTGGATCTGGAAGAGGGACTTTCCTCGGCCTACCTCCAGGAGGATGTCGACTGCTacatccctcaccccctcttcggcgctctctctctcgtcatTCGAAGAAAAGACCTTGGCTCAAAAGGTCTCGCCGCCAACATCCCAGTCTGGATTGTGCGCacaggggaagaaggagaagtcAACCTAAGCACACCCATCCTCTTTGACGGCCTGATCAAGGAAGAAGCAACCCAAGTACAAGAAGCAAACCTCTGCACCATCGGCAAGCACGCCATCCGCACAACACCTTCCCGAGCCCTGAAGTTTATCTTCTCGCTCTCCGCCCGCGAAAACGCTGCCTTTGGCCAACAGCCAGACCTCTACCTCGCcactcaacaccctcgccgtCTTCCCGACTGGCGAAACAAATACCTCACCCTCGCTCAAAACCTCAAGCGAGAACTAGGC encodes the following:
- a CDS encoding hypothetical protein (COG:S; EggNog:ENOG503P4JV), with amino-acid sequence MNHFQCAALSLVRSTTRWRCSMPLHHIWLAPSRCKPLGQPTHTIMVHLSSKSRDIKQVEHHFRQKFGLSSSQGINTLPSPAAAPSGPHHPNHSSTNTSLILMPDTATATTTTATTTNMALSSSPNSRSSTPESNLSHSTIPPFIPGQCLFCLHLSSSFVDGIEHMQKSHGLFIPHRQLFSTENLEALFEYLHLIIFEYHECIKCGTTRSSVQAMQQHMTGKPGHCTFDISDPESEFAELYRGILEGRETDGQKGDQESTSNPWNQARAVQVDEDSLRLPSGRIISKKSSVILPSPSATNASRLRHNRTRVSAAAAKIGYAMGEESSDNEEEPVQPSNSETTPGAQVVLSKREKKRARDMEAYQLTRMSANDRTSLMHLPVSQQRALLATQQRHQEKMQTEERRQRAKIDRKGNKNLYAYWNTETPVYLCG
- a CDS encoding hypothetical protein (COG:O; EggNog:ENOG503P2W2), whose translation is MLPPLPSLPQATLAFSFLASTIGTYFACRQPNPNPNPPTRSKSDSLTTCHITDKHATKIMLSPLGILTLLSARLAYLYPALPPNQCRHLNPDLVTWSPSTAIPLALILCVGVPLRLASYASLGKNFTFALAEPDRLKTTGLYRYVQHPSYTGVVVLIFCNIALMARVDGVVSCWASERWYKWLRDLGWSLAPVGVSVVLGAVWTRVRQEEEMLRTKFGGEWEGWHSRTARCIKLVRSFALIRVN
- a CDS encoding hypothetical protein (EggNog:ENOG503PXZT); translated protein: MIFESEEPDPEPQDAVDCSIALNNILFNRLQSVRERVRTFAVEKAAMEINLEHDNSEEYHRLLYAYNELALELDLEEGLSSAYLQEDVDCYIPHPLFGALSLVIRRKDLGSKGLAANIPVWIVRTGEEGEVNLSTPILFDGLIKEEATQVQEANLCTIGKHAIRTTPSRALKFIFSLSARENAAFGQQPDLYLATQHPRRLPDWRNKYLTLAQNLKRELGGYDGFSPADLPPGPSSTWVENITPDKLAAHWFAKEQKYIRDREEKLRKSLVELMEEKASGVVEWRWNKINQRIRRKFVRLRMSLVVGVSYT